The following are encoded together in the Juglans microcarpa x Juglans regia isolate MS1-56 chromosome 2D, Jm3101_v1.0, whole genome shotgun sequence genome:
- the LOC121249362 gene encoding pentatricopeptide repeat-containing protein At2g20710, mitochondrial-like encodes MLPDLVLYQISEWLSEQRNHDLSPGDIAIRLDLISKVHGLEEAEKYFDGIPDTSRITIHVYGALLNCYAEHKSLDKAEATMQKMRELGFLKTSLSYNNMLKFYSRLGKTEKLDSVMQEMEKQGIDWNMVTFNIRLNAYEATSDIEGMEKLLMKMEADPEITIDWNAYAVAANGYLKAGLHEKTIEMLKKAEQLVSGKTRPIHIMSAYGAMGKVWNSVYLCMISSLVKLDDLDGAEKILEEWVSVTTFLDFRIPRVLITAYCEKGLLEKAEAYIERLKDSGMEVDPFTLDRLASGYRAHGQVEKAVETMKQALLAGLPGYKPNRFILAEHLEYLKEKGDVEAAEEILRLLRENCHFSTAICEKLRSYIHVESPSRRKGI; translated from the coding sequence ATGCTCCCGGATCTTGTTTTGTATCAGATATCTGAATGGTTGAGTGAGCAAAGGAACCATGACCTATCCCCTGGAGACATTGCGATTCGGCTAGATTTGATCTCAAAAGTTCATGGTCTAGAAGAAGCAGAGAAGTATTTTGATGGCATCCCTGACACTTCGAGAATCACCATCCACGTATATGGTGCTCTGTTAAACTGCTATGCAGAACATAAATCTTTAGACAAAGCAGAGGCCACCATGCAGAAGATGAGGGAGCTAGGTTTTCTGAAAACATCTCTGTCTTATAACAATATGTTAAAATTCTATTCTCGGTTGGGTAAAACTGAGAAACTAGACAGTGTAATGCAAGAGATGGAAAAGCAGGGCATTGATTGGAATATGGTCACATTTAACATTAGGTTGAATGCTTATGAAGCCACCTCTGACATTGAGGGAATGGAGAAGCTTTTAATGAAGATGGAAGCTGATCCTGAAATCACCATCGACTGGAATGCTTATGCTGTTGCAGCAAATGGATACTTGAAAGCTGGCTTACATGAAAAGACGATAGAAATGCTGAAGAAAGCAGAGCAACTCGTTAGCGGTAAAACAAGACCCATTCACATTATGTCTGCTTATGGAGCAATGGGGAAAGTCTGGAACTCGGTCTATCTTTGTATGATAAGCTCGTTAGTAAAGCTGGATGACTTGGATGGTGCTGAGAAGATTCTGGAGGAGTGGGTATCTGTAACTACTTTCCTCGACTTTCGGATTCCACGTGTGCTGATCACTGCTTATTGCGAGAAGGGTCTTTTGGAAAAGGCTGAAGCATATATAGAGAGGCTTAAAGACAGTGGGATGGAGGTAGACCCATTCACATTGGATCGCCTGGCAAGTGGATATCGTGCACATGGCCAGGTGGAGAAGGCAGTGGAGACAATGAAGCAGGCACTCTTGGCAGGTCTACCAGGTTACAAGCCCAACCGTTTTATTTTGGCTGAACATCTCGAGTACTTGAAAGAGAAGGGAGATGTGGAAGCGGCAGAGGAGATTTTGAGGTTACTTAGAGAAAATTGTCATTTCTCAACTgctatttgtgaaaaattacGAAGTTATATTCATGTTGAAAGTCCATCTCGTAGAAAAGGCATTTGA